Below is a genomic region from candidate division KSB1 bacterium.
ACCGGTCCAACCAAAGGCCCGTCCTGAAAACGTGGTTCCGTCTTCGAGAATAAGTTTGGCGTTCATTTCAAAAAAGTGTATAAATAAACGGCGCCAGCGCTGAGCCTTGCGTCAAAACGATCAGCAGGCTGAGCATGAGCATGACGAGAACGATCGGGCCCAGCCACCATTTTTTGCGCACGCGCATGAACTGCCAAAATTCGCTGATGATTGAAAGCTTACCCATTGCACATATCCTTTCACACTGTTCTGCCAACGACCGGCGGTTGAATGATGACATTCAACGCCATGGTCTTGCCTATTAAAAACCTCCACGAGCCTTTGACTTTCCGTCGCCCAGCCGTTTCAATGTAATCAAAAAGGCGATAAGAATCAAGAGCGCAATTGATTTCGCATGTTTTTCTGGTTGTGAAGCTTTCCCGGCTTGAGGAAATCCGGAGGGCAAAGTCGCTCACAGACATACTATCGATTACACTGGTTTTTTATCAGCAGTCCAAACGATTTGCGGAAAGCAATCTTCCTCCATGTTTTAACTGCGAATAGACGCCAATTAAGACGAATGAACAATTTTCGTGGACGGCCTTTTTAAAATCAGGATTTATATCCCCAAACCTTGACGGGCGTAGTTTTTGGCGATTCGTCGCTTGTACCTCTTCGTGCTTTAAATTTGTACCCCCAAGGACATTTTCGTTGCATATCATTGGAGTTTTAATCTGAAAATCGCCTGGCATGAGCGTTGCTGAATTTAAAAACGACGTCGCTTGTAGATTGTCTCAGCGCTCCGGAGCATGAACTCACAACCGCTTGCAAACTCCGAACAGGAGGGCGCGAGCCTCAACATACATGGATCTAAAATCTATTCAAGGAGAAATCATGAAGTTCCGCAAATTTGTCAGCCCGTTGGTTCTCGCGTTCGCCGCTTTTTTGATGACGGCGTGTGAGAAGGACAGTCCGCTTTCGCCGCAAAATGAGATGATGGCGACCGAAGATGCGGCGGAATCCATTGCCAGCGCCATCGGTTCCGACAACGGCGGCGTGGCCGATCAATTGAGCGATGTGATCGAACTGGCCAGCATGAAAGGCATTCAAGAGCAATCCGGCTCGTTGCTCGGCAAATCCGCCAGCGAAACCGAGAGCGCGAAGATCGACACGAGTTACGATCCGGCGACCGGCACCTGGACGTTGAAATTGCAGCGCGAGCGCGGCAATCCCAACGGCGTGCCGTATGCGCAGATCAGCCGCACGTACACGTATCAGTATTTGAACAAAAATGGCCAGCCGCAAAAATACTACATCGTCGGCGGCGACACGGCCTACACGATCAAGTTCAACATCGTCGAAGGCACCGGCGTTCATCGCACGCGGCGCTTGTCGCAGAAGCTGACCGGCTTGAGCGGCAATTTCACCGCCACCGGCGTGAACACGCGATTGATCACGATCAACGGCAATTATCAACGTTCCGCCGTTGATACCATCACCACGCGCGAGGCCGTGCGCACGCTCGATCACACGTTGAAGCTGACTTTGACCGACGTGAAAGGCCCGGTCGGCAAGCGGCTCGATCACACGCGCAAATTCACCGGCACCATCAGCGGCACCTACAGCGCTTTTGTGACCTTCCAGCGCGGCGCGTCGTACAGCGAGAAAAACATCAACCGCGAGTTTACCATCGTGCTGGGCGACGGCGACTCCACTATTCACATCCGCGGCCTCAAGTTCGTCGGCGATTTGCTGCTCGGCGAACTGAAGCGGCTGGTTCGATAAGTCGACCAAGTCCGCTGATTAAAATTCCAACCTCTCGCTCCCAGGCCTGTGCCGTACATGAGATACGGCACAGGCCTTTTGTTTTTCAATCCTGCCTCGCCTTCTTTCTCACCCATAGACAGTTCTCAAAAAAAGTTTGCTTTCGTGACGGCTCGACATTATATTTGTGCGGTATTCAACTTTGACCGCAAAAGCTACCGCCTGTATCATTCACAAAGTTTACCACGAAGGCACCGAGACACAAAGAATACCGGGCTTCTAAATTCCTTCATGACTTTATAAAATTAAAGCTTTGTGCCCTCGTATCTTGGTGGTTTATGAATAATTCAAGTCTGGCAAGGCTACGCCTGAAAGGCATCCCCGTCATGAAACTCATCTCCTGGAACGTCAACGGCATTCGCGCGGCGATCAAAAAAGGTTTGTTGGAATTTATTGCGGAAACCAATCCCGACGTGTTGTGCTTGCAAGAGACCAAAGCGCATCCCGACTAGGTTGATTTTCTTTTGCCGGATTATGAACAATATTGGAATGTCGCCGAGAAACGCGGCTACGCCGGCACCGCCGTTTTTACGCAAATAAAACCGCTGGGCGTGAAAAACGACATGGGCATGGCCGAGCACGACCGCGAGGGCCGGGTGATCACGATGGAGTTTGCGGATTTTTTTCTGGTCAATGTCTACACGCCCAACGCCAAGCGGGATTTGTCGCGCTTGGATTATCGCGTAAAATGGGACGCGGATTTTTTGGCGCATTTAAAAAAATTGGAAAAGAAAAAGCCGGTGATCTTCTGCGGCGATTTGAACGTCGCGCACACCGAAATCGATCTCGCCAATCCCAAAGCCAACGCCGGCAATCACGGCTTTACGCCGGAAGAACGTGCCGGATTCGACAATTTCATCAAGGCCGGCTTTGTCGATGCCTTTCGCGAGTTTCACAAAGAGGGCGGCCATTACACGTGGTGGAGCCTGATGAGCAACGCGCGGGAAAGAAACGTCGGCTGGCGCATCGATTACTTTTGCCTGTCCGCGGCGCTGCGGCCCAAATTGCGCGAGGCGTTTATTTTGCCGCAGGTGAGAGGATCGGATCATTGCCCGGTTGGCATCGTGATGGCGTAGGCTTACAGCGTTTTTTCAGCACCTGAATATGTTCTCATTCCGAGCATTAGCGAGGAACCTGTTGCTAAAAGATTCCCCGTCGCTTCACTCCTGCTAAGAAACGGTCATTGCGAGCGCTTTTCAGCGAAGCAATCTTGTAAATTAACGGATCGCTTCGTCGCAAAAAGCGCTTCTCGCGATGACGTTTCTTTCTGAAAAAGCCACTGCGAGTGGTTTAACGCTCGGAACGACATGATCGGGAATTCAAAAACGATGCAGGCTGAAATTGTTGTTGGCAAAAATTTATCTCATGAACCAAATCATGAAACACCTTTTTATTTTCGCCATTTTTCTCGCGGGTTGGACGAGCTTCGATCCGGTAAGCGCCCCAAATGCGCCGTCGAGCGTGACTTCGGACGTTACGACTTCGGACTCACCCGCGCGAAACAACGAAGCCGGCAAGGTTTTCATCACCAACTACCGGCCGAAGGATTACGGCGCGCACGCGCAGAATTTGGCCATCGTGCAGGATGACCGCGGCGTGATGTATTTTGGCAACGTGCGCGGTGTGCTGGAATACGACGGCGTTTCATGGCGGTTGATTCAATTGCCCAACAAAAGCCTGGTGCGGTCGCTGGCCAAAGATAAAAACGGCCGCATCTATGTCGGCGGCGTCGGTGATTTCGGTTATTTGGCGCCGGACAGCGTCGGGCAAATGCGATTCGTTTCCTTGTTGGCCTATGTGGAGGAAGCCGACAAAAAATTTGCCGACGTGTGGAACACCGGCGTGACACCGCAGGGAGTTTACTTTCAGGCTAACAACGCGCTGTTTCGTTGGGCCAATCAGCGTATCGACGTTTGGAAACCGCGGACCTCGTTTCATCTTTCCTTCATTGTGCGCGAGACCTTGTATGTCCGCCAATGGCAGGCCGGCTTGATGCGAATGGCGCATGACTCATTACAGCTTGTGGCTGAGGGCGAGCGTTTTGCCGACGAACGGATTTACCTCATGCTGCCCTTTGACGAAAAAAATATTTTGATCGGCACGCGCACACAAGGATTGTTTTTGCACGACGGCGCGGCGTTGAAACCGTTTCGAACAGAGGCCGAGGCGCTCCTGGCGGCCAACCAGCTTTACTTGCCTGGCGCGAGACTGCATGACGGCACGTTGGCGTTGGGAACCTTGCGCGGCGGCGTGGCCATCATTGACCGGCAAGGCCGTTTGCTGCGCGTCATCGACAAGGCCGCCGGCTTGTTGAATGACACCGTGTCCTCTCTTTTTACCGACCGCGAGGGCGCGCTGTGGCTGGCGCTGGATAATGGCCTGGCGCGCGTCGAAGCTGTTTCGCCCTTCACCTTTTTCGATGAGCAGTCGGGACTGAAAAATCCACTTGCTTATTTGCTGCGTCATCGCGGAATTTTCTACGCCGCGACCAACGTCGGCGTTTTTTATTTGCACGCCGCCTCGCGAGAATTTCGGCCCGTCGAGGGCATCGCAGCGCAGTGCCTTTCGCTGCTGCCGGTGGATGACATGCTGTTGGCGGCAACCCTCGACGGTGTTTATCGCATTGACCGGGATCGTGCCGCTTTCGTCAAGCCCTCGGTCAACAACTCGTATCGTGCGCTGGTTTTGCATCGTTCCCGGCAAAATAACCACCGCATTTTCGTCGGCCTCGATAACGGCCTCGCGGCGCTGCGC
It encodes:
- a CDS encoding DUF5989 family protein, with amino-acid sequence MGKLSIISEFWQFMRVRKKWWLGPIVLVMLMLSLLIVLTQGSALAPFIYTLF